The Coriobacteriia bacterium DNA window GCAGGATACCGACGATGAGGATCGCCGCGGCCAGAATCGCCATCGGCAGGAATCGCAGAGGGGGTGCGTCGTGGATGGGCAGGACCACTTCCGACGGCTCGCCGAGCAGAATGCGGCTCAGGAGGCGCAGTACGTAGGTGGCGGTCGCGACCACACCGACAAACGCGATGGCGGCGATCCACGGCGACTGGGTGACCATGCCCACGTAGACGAGCAGCTCGGAGACGAAGCCAGCCGTCGACGGCAGGCCCATGCTCGAGGCGCCTGCAATGACGAAGCATGCGGCAACCAACGGCACCTTGCTCATCAGCCCGGTGATCTTGGCGATCTCGCGGGTGTGCGTCTGCTCGTACACGAAGCCGATAAGCGCGAAGAACAGCGCCGTCATCACACCGTGGGCAAACATCTGGAACGCCGCACCAGCTAAACCGAACCGGTCGCCCAGACCCAAACCTACGAGCACGTAGCCCATGTGGCTGACGCTCGAGTAGCCGATCACATACTTGAGGTCCGTCTGACTCATCGCACAAAACGCGCCGTATACGATGTTGATCAGCCCGATGCCGATGAGAAGCATTCGCCAGTCCGACCAGCCTGCAGGAAACATCGTCAGACCGAGGCGGATAAGCCCGTAGGCGCCGATCTTGAGCAGCACACCTGCGTGCAGCATCGAGACCGCAGTGGGAGCGGCAACGTGGCCATCCGGCGACCAGGTATGCAGCGGCCATATCGGGATGAGCGTGCCGAATCCAAGAAGCGCCAGCAGGAACACCCAGCGCTGGAACACTGCGCCGAACTTGTGCTGCGACCAGATGCGCATGTCGAACGTGTGCAGGCCAACGGCCCAGTACGTCAGCACCAGCACCACCACGAGCATCGCGCTTCCCGCGAACAGGAAGAGCGTCAGCTTCATCGCCGAGTACTCCTTGCGCGTGGAGCCCCAGATCGCGATGAGCAGGTACATCGGAAGGACGGCCATCTCGTAGAAGAAGAACAGCAAGAACGCGTCGACCGAGGCGAATACGCCCATGACGCCCGTGACTAGCAGCAGCAGCAGCGCGAAGTACTCGCGAGGCCGCTCCTTGACGTCCCAGGAGACCAGCGTGCCTGTGAACACGACCAGCGACGTGAGCAGCAGCATCGGCGCCGAGATCCCGTCGACACCCACGGTGTACGACACGCCGAGCGACGGGATCCATCGAACTGACTGCACGAGTTGGTAGCCGCCGGCCACGCGGTCGTACGTGGCGTAGACCCACGCCGAGCCCAGCAAGCTCACCGCCGAGACGACCAGGCCGATGATTCGAGGCACGCGCGGATTGCCGCCGAAGAGCGCGATCAAAAGCGCTCCGGTGGCCGGGGCGAGCACGATGATGGAGAGGATCGGCACCCCGCTCATCGGGCAAACACCAGTACCAGAACGATGATGGATGCGACGAGCAGAAGCAGATATGTCTGGACGTTGCCAGTTTGAATGCGCCGCACTTGTCCCCCGCCACCGACTACACCGGAACCCAGACCGTCCACCGCGCCGTCGACGACGCTGCGGTCAAACACCGCGAGAAATGCACTCAGCGCCATGCCCGCGCGCCCGAAACCGCGCACGATGCCGTCGACCACGGCCACGTCCGCCTTGCGCAACAAGTCGGCAAGCACCATCGCGGGAGCAACGATGACGCGCTCGTAGGCGTCGTCGATCCAGAACTGGTGAACGAGCACCGGCGAGATCCGCCGATTGCGCAGGTACCAGTCGGGCGACGCCCAACCGCGCTGGTACATCACCCAGGCGTACGTGATGCCGCCGACTGCTGCCGCAACCGCGATGGATGCAAGCACGATGTTGAACGGATCGGCATGCTCGCCGAGGAACCCGGCGAACGCATACAGCGGAGGCGCGCCGACGAGCCCGATAAACGCCGCGAGTGTTGCAAGCACCACGAGCGGCACGACCATCACGGCCGAAGACTCGTGCGCATGCGGGCTCTTGCTCGTGGCACCCGGCTCGGCGAAGAACGCGAGGAACGTGATGCGTCCCATATAGAACGCGGTGAGAACCGCGACCACGAGCCCGGAGACGAGCAGCACCATGTGCCCGTTGTCAAGCGCGTCGAGAAGGATCTCGTCCTTGCTCCAGAAACCGGCAAGCGGCGGAATCCCGGCAAGCGAGAGTGCGCCGATGACCCATGCCGCAGTGGTCCACGGCATCTTGCGCCACAGTCCGCCCATCTCGCGAGCGTCTTGCGTGTTGGTGCCATGGATGACGCTGCCCGCCGCGAGGAACAGCAGCGACTTGAAGAACGCATGCGTCATCAGGTGGAAGATCGCCGCGCCCCAGCTACCCACGCCAAGCGCGATCATCATGTAGCCGAGCTGGGAGATGGTGGAGTACGCGAGCACCTTCTTGATGTCGTCCATCGCGCATGCGATGAGCGCCGCCATTACGGCCGTGATCGCGCCGATGATGGCTACGACCTGCAGCGTGACGGGGTTCGCCTCGAACAGCGGGTAGGAGCGCGCCACGAGGTAGACGCCTGCTGCGACCATCGTCGCTGCGTGGATGAGTGCCGAGCCCGGCGTGGGGCCGGCCATCGCGTCGGGCAGCCAGACATGGAGCGGGAACTGCGCGCTCTTGCCCATCGCGCCCATGAACAGCAGCAAAGCGGCCGCGATGAGCGTCGGCCCAGCCCAGCGGCCAGAAGCGACTGCCTGGAAGACTGTTGCAAACGAGAAGCTGCCCACGGCCAGCCACATGACGGCCAGCCCGAGCCCGAAGCCCACGTCGCCGAGGCGGGTGACCATGAACGCCTTCATCGAAGCGGCCGAGGCGGTTGGCGTCTCGTACCAGAAGCCGATGAGCAGGAACGACGCCAGCCCCATGACCTCCCAGCACATGTACATGAGCAGCCAGCCGTCGGAGAGCACGACGCCGATCATGGCGGCCGTAAACAGCGAGATCGCGCCGAAGTACCAGCGGAAACGCTCCTCGGTGGCCATGTAGCCGATCGAGTAGATCTGCACCAGGACGCTGACCAGCGAGACGATCACGAGCATCAGCGACGAGAGCGGATCGACCAGGATACCCACGACGACGTTGAGGCCGAACGCGTGAATCCACGACACGTCGGCGTTGAACCGCGCCCCGTGCATCGTCGCCCACAGCATGGCGAGCGACGCAAGGAATACCAGCGACATCGTCGTGATCCCTGCAGCCGGCGCGACCATGCGCGGCAGCTTGCGACCGGTGGCGATCACCAGCGCGAACGCCAACAACGGGAGAACCGGCAGAATCCATGCGTATGCGAGCAGGTTCATCGGCTACCCCCTCAACCTTCGGATGCTACCGATGGCGCCGACGTCGCTCGTGCGGTTCAGCGAGATGATGATCGCCAGCGCAAGCCCGACCTCGGCAGCGGCGACGACCATCAGGAAGATCACGAAGTTCATGCCGACGGCCTGCTTGGGCGCGACGTACGCCGAGAAGGCCGCGAGGTTCAGGTTCACGGCGTTGAGAATGAGCTCGACGCAGATGACGACGCGCAGCGCGCTCTTCGACGTCAGCGCGCCAAAGAGCCCAATCGCGAACAGTGCCGCGCCGAGGAACAGGTAGTGGTTCAGCCCAATCACTTCGCCGCCCCCTCTTCGCCGGCGTGGTGACGGTAGGGCTCCTCGGGATCGGGCTCGGCAGCCGTCTCGTAGACGACGCCAACCATGTCGTCCTGACGCGCGATGACCACTGCGCCGATCAGTGCGATCGTCAGCGAGAGCCCGGCAATCTCGAACGGGAGTACGTAGCGCGAGAAGAGGATCGTGGCGATGGCGGCGGTGTCCAGCGCGTGCGGCGCCACGACGTCCCACTTGGCTTGCGCGACAACCAAGGCGATCGCGACGAAGAACACGACGCTGATGATCGCCGGGAACCAGCGACTGCGCAGCGGAGTGTTTTCGGCCTGCTCGACCTTTGGGCCGGAAAGCATAAGCGCGAACATCACCAGAATCGTGATCGCACCGCCGTAGACGAACAGCTGCATCGCGGCGAGGAACTCCATGCCCAGCAGTAGGTACAACCCGCCCATCGCAACCAGCGTCGCGAACAGAGACATCACGCCGTGAAGCAGCTTCTTCGCCGAGACAAGCCCAAGCGCGCCGGCGATTGCGACGACCGCATAGAAGTAGAACAGGATCGTCGTGGTCACTCGGCACCCCCATCCTTCGCGACGGGAATCGCGCCGAAGGTCTCGGTGACCTCGGCGAGTTGTTCGGGGGTGGACTCATCCATCGGTGAGGGCGCCGCGGGTTCGAGGGACGCGTCGAAGAGGACGAGGATCATGTCCTCGCGCTTGGTCGAGTTGTTCTCGTAGTCGCCGGTGTGATGCAGGCCGTCGGAGGTGCACTGCTCGACGCACAGGCCGCAGTACATGCAGCGGCCCAGGTCGATGCTGAACTTGGTGAGCACGCGGCCGGGGCCGTCGGCGCGCTTCTCGGACTCGATGACGATGGCCTCGTCCGGGCAGCTGCGTTCGCACAGCATGCTCGCCTTGCACTTCGCCGAGCCGGACTCGTCGCGCGTCATCCCGAACGACATCCGGGCCCGTTCGGGCAGCGTGCGCTTCTCGATCGGGTACTGCTCGGTGACAGAGGGCTTGACCATGCGGCCGAACACAGTGGCCAGCCCCTTTGCGATGCCGAGCATTACGACACCTCCGGCGCGTTGCGGCGAACCTTGGCGCCGGCACGCACGCCAATGCGCGAGATCAGCCAGAAGAAGCCGACAACCATGGCAACCTGCAGGATGACCAGCACCCAAGTGCCGGCGAGGATGCCCAGTGCGGTGAGAAACGCGTTGAGAATCGCGGCCGGAATGAGGACCTTCCAGCCGAACTCCATGAGCTGATCGACGCGGAGTCGCGGAAGCGCCCAGCGCATCCAGATGACAAGGAAAACGACGGCGTATGTCTTGACCAGCAGATAGAGGAATCCGAGCACGGCTGGCCCCGGACCGCCCCAACCGCCGAGAAAGAGCATCGCAGCGAAGAGCGACCAGGTGAACATGTTGGCGTACTCGGTGAGGAAGAACATCGCGAACTGCATGCCCGAGTACTCGGTCATGTAGCCACCGACCAGCTCGGACTCGGCCTCCGCGAGGTCGAAGGGCGTGCGGTTGAGCTCGGCGAGCATGCCGATGAAGAACAGAAGGAAGGCGAACGGCTGTGTGACGATGTTCCACAGGTGCGCCTGCGAATCCACGATCGTGGACAGCCGCATCGAGCCGGCCAACATGATGACGCCGAGAACCGACAGGATCATCGGCACCTCGTAACTGATCTGCTGGGCAACCGCTCGAAACGCGCCGAGCAGCGAGTACTTGTTCCGCGACGACCAGCCGGCGATCACCATCGAGACCGGGAACAGCGCCGCGATCGCGAACACCATGAAGATGCCGACGTCGAAGCTGTAGCCTGCGAAGTTAGCCACCCAAGGGGTAGCGCAGTAGACGAAGATCGCAGGGGTGTACGCCAACACCGGCGCGATCGCGAACAGGATCTTGTCGGCGTTGTCGGGAACGAACTTCTCTTTGCCGAGCATCTTCAGAGCGTCGGCGAAGGGCTGCATCAACCCGTGCCAGCCCGTGCGCATCGGCCCGAGGCGCGACTGCATGTGCCCGGCCCACTTGCGCTCACACCACATCACGACAACGGTGTTGACCAGCGCGAAGATGATCAGCACCACAATGCCCAGAAGGATTCTCAGCGCCATCATCGGTCGATCTCCCCCATGACAACATCGACCGAGCTCATGATCGCGATGATGTCGCCGATGCGCCCACCGGGAATCACGGCTGGCGTGACGTGGAGGTTGGAGAAGGCAGGCGACCGAATCTTCATGCGCCACGGCTGAGCGGTGCCGTCGCTTTCGAGGTACACACCCAACTCGCCGCGCGGGCTTTCCACGCGCTTGTACGCAGCGCCCGCCGGCGGCTTGACCGCGCGCGGCACTCCAGGCGTCACGAAGTCGCCCTCCGGCATGCCGTCCAGCGCCTGCAGTGCAAGGCGAGCCGACTCGCGCATCTCGAGGATGCGCACGGCGTACCGGTCGTAGGTGTCGCCCACATGTCCGAGCGGAACGTGTACGTCGAAGTCGCCGTATGCCGCGTAGGGCTCGTCTCGGCGAAGGTCGATGTTGACGCCCGAACCGCGCGCCATCGGGCCGGTGACCCCGAAGTCGACGATGAGTTCCGGCGACATGACGCCGATGCCTCGCGTGCGGTTGCGGAAAATCTCGTTGTTGGTGAGGAGTGCCTCGTACCCATCGATCGAGGCATCAACTGTCTTGAGGTACGCGCGAAGCCTGTTGGCCGCGCCAGCCGGCAGGTCGGACTTGACGCCGCCCGGCCGGAAGTAGTTGAACATCATCCGGCCGCCAGTGACCTCTTCGAAGAAGTCGAGAATTGCCTCGCGGTCTCTGAAGGAGAAGAGCATCGGCGTGAATGCACCCACGTCGATACCGCACGCCGCCATCCACGTGGTGTGACTGGTCAGTCGGCACAGCTCGCTCATCAACACGCGCAGGTACTGCGCCTTGGGTGTGACTTCGATTCCGGCGAGCTCCTCGACGCCAGTCAGCAGCGCGAGCTCGGTGAAGAAGCCGGAGACGTAGTCTGCGCGATCCACGAGTGCCGTCACTGCCCGATACGAGCGGGTCTCGGCGAGCTTCTCGATACAGCGATGCAGGTAGCCGTGCGTGACCTCGCCGGCGAGGACCTTCTCGCCCTCGAGCGCCAGCCACAGGTGCAACACGCCGTGCATGCTGGGGTGCTGCGGTCCCATGTTCAGGATCTCACGCTCGGAGTGCATCCCGGACCCGTCTTCGGCTCTGATCGCGTCGGCAACGAGCGGGTACGGCAGCGTGACGTTCAGGCTTGGGTCGCTTCGCTCCGGCGTGGGATCGGGACCGTTGTCGCCGTGACTCGAGAGCGCCCAGGCGAGGTCCTCGGCATCCACACCGCTGGCTTTCATTGCGAATCCCTTGCGCAAGGGATGCCCCGGGAAGTCGTCGCGCAGGACGATCGGTCGCAAGTTGGGGTGTCCCAGGAACACGATGCCGAACAGGTCGAAGACCTCGCGCTCCAGCGTAGCCGCACCGGACCAC harbors:
- a CDS encoding NADH-quinone oxidoreductase subunit M; translated protein: MSGVPILSIIVLAPATGALLIALFGGNPRVPRIIGLVVSAVSLLGSAWVYATYDRVAGGYQLVQSVRWIPSLGVSYTVGVDGISAPMLLLTSLVVFTGTLVSWDVKERPREYFALLLLLVTGVMGVFASVDAFLLFFFYEMAVLPMYLLIAIWGSTRKEYSAMKLTLFLFAGSAMLVVVLVLTYWAVGLHTFDMRIWSQHKFGAVFQRWVFLLALLGFGTLIPIWPLHTWSPDGHVAAPTAVSMLHAGVLLKIGAYGLIRLGLTMFPAGWSDWRMLLIGIGLINIVYGAFCAMSQTDLKYVIGYSSVSHMGYVLVGLGLGDRFGLAGAAFQMFAHGVMTALFFALIGFVYEQTHTREIAKITGLMSKVPLVAACFVIAGASSMGLPSTAGFVSELLVYVGMVTQSPWIAAIAFVGVVATATYVLRLLSRILLGEPSEVVLPIHDAPPLRFLPMAILAAAILIVGILPASLYSTVTSGVAPIVAKLVGG
- the nuoL gene encoding NADH-quinone oxidoreductase subunit L; the protein is MNLLAYAWILPVLPLLAFALVIATGRKLPRMVAPAAGITTMSLVFLASLAMLWATMHGARFNADVSWIHAFGLNVVVGILVDPLSSLMLVIVSLVSVLVQIYSIGYMATEERFRWYFGAISLFTAAMIGVVLSDGWLLMYMCWEVMGLASFLLIGFWYETPTASAASMKAFMVTRLGDVGFGLGLAVMWLAVGSFSFATVFQAVASGRWAGPTLIAAALLLFMGAMGKSAQFPLHVWLPDAMAGPTPGSALIHAATMVAAGVYLVARSYPLFEANPVTLQVVAIIGAITAVMAALIACAMDDIKKVLAYSTISQLGYMMIALGVGSWGAAIFHLMTHAFFKSLLFLAAGSVIHGTNTQDAREMGGLWRKMPWTTAAWVIGALSLAGIPPLAGFWSKDEILLDALDNGHMVLLVSGLVVAVLTAFYMGRITFLAFFAEPGATSKSPHAHESSAVMVVPLVVLATLAAFIGLVGAPPLYAFAGFLGEHADPFNIVLASIAVAAAVGGITYAWVMYQRGWASPDWYLRNRRISPVLVHQFWIDDAYERVIVAPAMVLADLLRKADVAVVDGIVRGFGRAGMALSAFLAVFDRSVVDGAVDGLGSGVVGGGGQVRRIQTGNVQTYLLLLVASIIVLVLVFAR
- the nuoK gene encoding NADH-quinone oxidoreductase subunit NuoK; the protein is MIGLNHYLFLGAALFAIGLFGALTSKSALRVVICVELILNAVNLNLAAFSAYVAPKQAVGMNFVIFLMVVAAAEVGLALAIIISLNRTSDVGAIGSIRRLRG
- a CDS encoding NADH-quinone oxidoreductase subunit J; this translates as MTTTILFYFYAVVAIAGALGLVSAKKLLHGVMSLFATLVAMGGLYLLLGMEFLAAMQLFVYGGAITILVMFALMLSGPKVEQAENTPLRSRWFPAIISVVFFVAIALVVAQAKWDVVAPHALDTAAIATILFSRYVLPFEIAGLSLTIALIGAVVIARQDDMVGVVYETAAEPDPEEPYRHHAGEEGAAK
- a CDS encoding NADH-quinone oxidoreductase subunit I is translated as MLGIAKGLATVFGRMVKPSVTEQYPIEKRTLPERARMSFGMTRDESGSAKCKASMLCERSCPDEAIVIESEKRADGPGRVLTKFSIDLGRCMYCGLCVEQCTSDGLHHTGDYENNSTKREDMILVLFDASLEPAAPSPMDESTPEQLAEVTETFGAIPVAKDGGAE
- the nuoH gene encoding NADH-quinone oxidoreductase subunit NuoH translates to MMALRILLGIVVLIIFALVNTVVVMWCERKWAGHMQSRLGPMRTGWHGLMQPFADALKMLGKEKFVPDNADKILFAIAPVLAYTPAIFVYCATPWVANFAGYSFDVGIFMVFAIAALFPVSMVIAGWSSRNKYSLLGAFRAVAQQISYEVPMILSVLGVIMLAGSMRLSTIVDSQAHLWNIVTQPFAFLLFFIGMLAELNRTPFDLAEAESELVGGYMTEYSGMQFAMFFLTEYANMFTWSLFAAMLFLGGWGGPGPAVLGFLYLLVKTYAVVFLVIWMRWALPRLRVDQLMEFGWKVLIPAAILNAFLTALGILAGTWVLVILQVAMVVGFFWLISRIGVRAGAKVRRNAPEVS
- a CDS encoding NADH-quinone oxidoreductase subunit D; translated protein: MTPLSTTGAATVFEGISGVSDVGILGSEALKIARTTPGELRGVLGELKDRGFTHLSLLTAAELPIETPGVKMVYAVTRRTDQARAMLTVDLPEGELRIPTICGLWSGAATLEREVFDLFGIVFLGHPNLRPIVLRDDFPGHPLRKGFAMKASGVDAEDLAWALSSHGDNGPDPTPERSDPSLNVTLPYPLVADAIRAEDGSGMHSEREILNMGPQHPSMHGVLHLWLALEGEKVLAGEVTHGYLHRCIEKLAETRSYRAVTALVDRADYVSGFFTELALLTGVEELAGIEVTPKAQYLRVLMSELCRLTSHTTWMAACGIDVGAFTPMLFSFRDREAILDFFEEVTGGRMMFNYFRPGGVKSDLPAGAANRLRAYLKTVDASIDGYEALLTNNEIFRNRTRGIGVMSPELIVDFGVTGPMARGSGVNIDLRRDEPYAAYGDFDVHVPLGHVGDTYDRYAVRILEMRESARLALQALDGMPEGDFVTPGVPRAVKPPAGAAYKRVESPRGELGVYLESDGTAQPWRMKIRSPAFSNLHVTPAVIPGGRIGDIIAIMSSVDVVMGEIDR